One window of the Perca flavescens isolate YP-PL-M2 chromosome 5, PFLA_1.0, whole genome shotgun sequence genome contains the following:
- the cspg4ba gene encoding chondroitin sulfate proteoglycan 4 gives MDSVVKNTQKELWLRGLLWWSLLVELASGASFYGDGFVQLKATESSDHNALRIRFRTSSTNGLLFLAAGQTDYFLLELHAGRLQLKLDLGSRELMLQSERGIQLNDLAWHSVEVRHEQHNITLTVDKNSHTGAKMPPGSHHDFQIFDGLYVGGSGGLDRLYLPRDPIGFRGCMDEVIFNEHDLLSSLRPYTGFKNVHEVSLGCSPQFFATEEDPISFFSSRAYISLPTWNTQQEAIFECVVHTSAKEGILLYNSAREGDFLAVEIQEGLLVAIVGKGGTITELRSLTFINDRKWHSIKLHFSSKSLELTVDGEIVKSSISSRSKGLHFKGYLFVGGIDDSTRSEVRKVGLVSVSGKRVRGGSFKGCLKNIEVSGVKTGLSNAVVTKDISVGCEPEKEPEPSTTVIPTSAPGSLFPLVTPTPSLHMSTIARGLDRKYNSNFVQLKNLVVQEGGRASLEAKHIKLLLDFKKLGIRQSQIMFRIREQPIRGQIRLDVDQDQEENTFSMLDLWHGRVMYIHGGSEEPDDFFMFSIYSSSKKQVPDYLKGNKLYRYNITVTPTNDAPELSLPEGNLFVLLENSKKRLTTDILKATDIDSSYTDLAFSVLGNLNADAGYLEIENNPGKAVTSFSYLDLEELRVYYVHTGVRNSRIVLRVGDGEKVSNTVVLRVMAVALEYKIANNTGLQIIQGETAILGSKQLAVQTNAVKQVIDIRYDIIEPPQFGELQRLHSSGEWRPTDSFSQRLLEKERLRYISTFQEIQTSNVTDYFKSKVNVAARETTEILFPITVKWVKYHLLRNVMIDMNKVRKVTLDSECLFATAEGVTLSEDDLYFRVLTTPKKGNLLRDTTVLSKNSTFSQRDITDLRIHYELVDRPYEDTSDRFKFQLVSKHAQSQNYDFRVSIKADVNSVFIRNDGLSLLEGESKLIMKDDLFAETLSTKDMYYTVISSPKHGKLVRISQSNSNASYDNILTFSNQDILEERIMYIHDDSETTQDEFTFIASTSQGFKSSIAEDEIGSKEGIFNISIHLLNDQKPVRVIDKVFHVVKDGQKLLTIEDLRYHDADSDYDDGQLIYTRRGIPMGDLVLVNDTTHRLFKFQQKDLEEKRVLFIHKGVSTGRFVLFVSDGKHFISSLLDISAHEPFLKVGKNTGLLVQKGQSVTFSANNFSVISNMDIRDDQEVIFELDEAPKYGGLYRNETKVDSFSQSDFKDGLISYRHNDSKHLADYFNLTVKAKGLQLTVGVNVKVYLESHQRPPIVLHHNILLVEEGKPVKISETKLEVTHEDNLPSEIVFTVKVAPSHGVLRRFVEAGERYIGTKQSPVKTFTQEDINSGNIQYMQVEPNQVNDTFILDATNGVTDVNGIRMSVDIIPRLIPLQVFNFTLNEGASKALTQDVLKVTNRHFSGINFLYSLTEPPQHGHIEHSRHPGVAITSFTRRQVEHEFIYYVHDSSETLADNFTVVANDTGLRKQSAAQMVYIQVSAVNDEPPVITANRVLRVWVSSVTEIRPEDLRAEDLDTPPEGLHFMVTPPSNGHLALKSAPMKAVLNFTQEHLDQGQLLFVHKGAMSGGFNFQVNDGVNFTPRQIFSITARALVLSLEKNRPLKVFPGSSTPITNEDLQAVTNDISNTLNRIITFSVIRQPKLGRLLKRQPDNSTVDISTFTQDMVDKKEVVYMQTPIESVGWEAMDSMTFSVASPPTSLDSQTFKIDISYENTGPEHNTVLLANTGAEVTEGESVIIDETKLDATNLMSKLPTPQRSSHEVWFQVTSLPQHGVIVVGERNLTKEKPNFSQFIVNKYGIVYKHDNSETTLDSFAFSAWLNSKGKTAQRPQDDTDVVEERFNITITPVNDQPPLLKTKAPSLRVVQGDTVALRPDNLKVEDLDNPPDDIKFSVISKPNNGYLALEGSLNESIVAFTQAQINNGSVYFIHDGSSVSGVFYFSVTDGHHKPIYKLFNLEVTEITISLVNYTGLTLEQGKTSVFLTQDNLAAETNGKNLTIHYQITRPPNFGKLLKDNEDVAQFEQEDLQAGWLSYHMLSLSSAEDSFEFTVFTSEANLTGQVFNITARPLIKVGKGLRIPNGIAVKLNTSFLNASELANISDSDPIFEIISHPKYGKVVWTKPKMSRTAVPAESFTFQEVMQEKVALVLNANMTGVQELNDSLVFVLKADNIQPAKGEFHFTVVPYDSALFPTTKSPVPTTSSVPQTPIQTSRNEAAPPVLSTAFLSTQQPSKNQQKFKARNRWGNSSRTSIFSTTLGKPTRGTEDFPFRNTPVRVESYPQKTSSPLLVILPLLALLLLIIIFVVVVVFLRHNRHRKQNTAAQKEPPSTGLPSSQSYQGQPQRSTTVPTVTVTPLNPSCPGSPVQDRLFTPNQGLAYNTIDSNMLISSWSNGSPSSSSQIIRTTTPTLQTNQYWV, from the exons ctTCCTTCTATGGCGATGGCTTTGTACAGCTTAAGGCAACGGAGTCGTCCGACCATAACGCGCTCCGCATTCGCTTTCGAACCTCCAGCACCAACGGCCTGCTGTTTCTTGCCGCCGGCCAGACTGACTACTTCCTACTAGAGCTCCATGCTGGTCGCCTGCAG CTGAAACTTGATCTTGGATCGAGGGAGCTAATGTTACAGTCAGAGAGAGGCATCCAGCTTAACGACCTGGCCTGGCACTCTGTGGAGGTTCGCCATGAGCAGCACAACATCACTCTGACTGTAGACAAGAACTCTCATACGGGTGCAAAGATGCCACCAGGCTCCCATCATGATTTCCAGATTTTTGATGGTCTTTATGTTGGAGGTTCAGGAGGCCTGGACAGACTTTACCTCCCCAGAGACCCGATCGGCTTCCGAGGCTGCATGGACGAGGTGATTTTTAACGAACATGACTTGTTGTCATCACTGAGGCCATATACCGGATTCAAGAATGTCCATGAGGTGTCTTTAGGCTGTAGTCCCCAATTCTTTGCTACAGAGGAGGACCCTATCAGCTTCTTTAGCTCCAGGGCTTACATTTCTCTTCCAACCTGGAACACCCAGCAGGAAGCGATATTCGAGTGTGTTGTGCATACTTCAGCCAAAGAGGGAATTCTCCTGTACAATTCAGCCAGAGAGGGGGACTTTCTGGCTGTAGAGATTCAGGAAGGTTTGCTAGTGGCCATTGTTGGGAAAGGTGGAACCATAACTGAGCTTCGATCCCTTACATTCATCAATGACAGGAAATGGCATTCCATCAAGTTGCATTTCAGTTCCAAAAGCCTTGAGCTTACGGTTGATGGAGAGATAGTGAAAAGTAGCATTAGCTCTCGTTCAAAGGGGCTTCATTTTAAAGGTTATCTTTTTGTTGGAGGTATCGATGACAGCACCAGATCTGAAGTCAGGAAGGTGGGgcttgtctctgtgtctggAAAGCGTGTCAGAGGAGGTTCCTTTAAAGGATGTTTGAAGAACATTGAAGTCAGCGGAGTGAAAACCGGTCTCTCCAATGCTGTAGTCACCAAGGATATCTCAGTTGGCTGTGAGCCAGAGAAAGAACCAGAACCATCGACCACTGTGATTCCAACAAGTGCTCCAGGATCCCTCTTTCCCTTGGTGACACCAACACCGTCACTTCACATGTCCACCATTGCAAGGGGCTTGGACAGAAAGTATAACTCAAATTTTGTGCAGCTCAAAAACCTTGTAGTCCAAGAAGGGGGTCGAGCATCTCTCGAGGCCAAACACATCAAGTTACTCTTGGACTTCAAGAAGCTTGGGATTAGACAGTCTCAGATTATGTTCCGAATTCGGGAGCAACCAATTCGTGGTCAGATAAGGCTTGATGTTGATCAGGACCAAGAGGAGAACACCTTCAGCATGTTGGACCTTTGGCATGGACGAGTGATGTATATCCATGGAGGCTCAGAGGAACCAGATGACTTCTtcatgttttcaatttattcTAGCAGTAAAAAGCAAGTTCCTGATTATCTGAAGGGCAACAAGTTGTACCGCTACAATATTACTGTGACACCCACCAACGATGCACCTGAATTGAGTCTCCCTGAAGGAAACCTCTTTGTCCTGTTGGAGAACTCAAAGAAACGCCTCACCACTGATATTTTAAAGGCCACAGACATTGACAGCAGCTACACCGACCTTGCATTCTCTGTGCTTGGGAACCTAAATGCTGATGCAGGATATTTAGAAATTGAAAACAACCCTGGCAAGGCAGTGACCTCATTCTCATATTTAGACTTGGAGGAACTGAGGGTGTACTATGTTCACACAGGAGTTCGAAACTCAAGGATAGTTCTTAGAGTTGGCGATGGGGAAAAGGTCAGCAATACTGTGGTTCTAAGGGTCATGGCTGTAGCACTGGAGTATAAGATTGCCAACAACACAGGCCTTCAGATCATTCAAGGAGAGACAGCTATACTTGGTTCAAAGCAGCTGGCTGTGCAAACCAATGCTGTGAAACAAGTTATAGACATCCGGTATGATATCATTGAACCCCCTCAGTTTGGAGAACTCCAGAGACTTCACTCAAGCGGTGAATGGAGGCCTACTGACTCATTTTCCCAAAGGCTTCTAGAAAAAGAGCGCCTGAGGTATATTAGCACTTTTCAAGAAATCCAGACATCCAATGTCACTGATTACTTTAAGAGCAAAGTTAATGTGGCTGCAAGGGAAACCACTGAAATACTCTTCCCAATCACTGTGAAGTGGGTGAAGTACCACCTATTGAGGAATGTTATGATAGACATGAATAAAGTTAGGAAAGTGACACTGGACTCAGAGTgtctttttgccacagctgaagGTGTGACCCTCTCAGAGGATGACCTTTATTTTCGGGTTCTCACCACACCAAAGAAAGGGAATCTCCTGCGCGACACCACAGTCTTGAGCAAGAATTCAACCTTTAGCCAAAGAGATATAACAGATCTAAGAATACATTACGAGCTAGTCGACAGGCCTTATGAAGATACAAGCGACAGGTTCAAATTTCAGCTGGTTTCTAAACATGCTCAGTCACAAAACTATGATTTCCGGGTTTCCATTAAAGCTGATGTCAACAGTGTGTTTATAAGAAACGATGGACTCTCACTTCTGGAGGGAGAAAGTAAACTTATAATGAAAGATGACCTGTTTGCAGAGACTTTGAGTACAAAGGATATGTACTACACAGTCATAAGCAGCCCCAAACATGGGAAGCTAGTCCGTATTAGTCAGTCAAATTCCAATGCTAGCTACGACAACATCTTAACCTTTAGTAACCAGGATATATTAGAGGAACGGATAATGTACATCCATGATGACAGTGAAACAACTCAAGATGAGTTTACTTTTATAGCCTCCACCAGCCAAGGTTTCAAATCCTCCATCGCAGAAGATGAAATTGGCTCCAAAGAAGGAATATTCAACATATCTATTCATCTATTAAATGACCAAAAGCCAGTACGTGTTATTGATAAAGTTTTCCATGTAGTCAAGGATGGACAGAAGTTACTCACTATAGAGGATTTGCGTTATCATGATGCAGACTCTGATTATGATGATGGCCAGTTGATTTACACTCGACGTGGAATCCCGATGGGAGACCTAGTGCTGGTTAATGACACTACTCATCGGCTGTTCAAGTTTCAACAGAAGGATTTGGAAGAAAAGCGAGTTTTGTTCATTCATAAAGGTGTGAGCACTGGCAGGTTTGTGCTCTTTGTCTCAGATGGAAAACATTTTATATCGAGCCTTTTAGACATCAGTGCACATGAGCCTTTCTTGAAGGTCGGCAAAAACACTGGCCTACTGGTTCAGAAGGGCCAGTCAGTAACCTTTTCTGCCAATAATTTTAGTGTCATATCAAATATGGACATCAGAGATGACCAGGAGGTCATCTTCGAGTTGGATGAGGCTCCCAAGTATGGAGGACTTTATCGCAATGAAACAAAGGTGGATTCCTTCTCACAGTCTGACTTTAAGGATGGGCTGATCTCCTATCGGCACAATGACAGCAAGCATCTTGCAGactattttaatttaacagtgAAAGCTAAAGGTCTTCAGCTTACAGTGGGAGTCAATGTGAAGGTTTACCTGGAAAGTCATCAGAGGCCACCCATTGTGCTGCATCACAACATCTTACTGGTGGAAGAGGGAAAACCAGTGAAGATCAGCGAAACTAAACTAGAG GTCACTCACGAGGACAACCTGCCATCTGAGATTGTATTCACAGTGAAGGTAGCCCCATCTCATGGCGTTCTCCGGCGTTTTGTCGAAGCGGGGGAGCGCTACATCGGAACCAAACAGTCCCCTGTCAAGACGTTTACCCAAGAGGACATTAACAGTGGGAACATCCAGTACATGCAGGTGGAGCCCAACCAAGTGAACGACACTTTCATCCTTGATGCCACCAATGGGGTGACAGACGTCAACGGCATTAGGATGTCTGTTGACATCATCCCACGCCTCATCCCACTTCAGGTGTTTAATTTCACGCTGAATGAGGGCGCCTCCAAGGCGCTGACCCAGGATGTGCTCAAAGTCACCAACCGACACTTTTCTGGAATCAACTTCCTGTATAGTTTGACTGAGCCCCCGCAGCATGGTCACATTGAGCACTCTCGACATCCCGGTGTGGCCATAACCTCTTTTACCAGGAGGCAG GTGGAACACGAATTCATTTACTACGTCCACGACAGCAGCGAAACCTTAGCTGACAACTTCACTGTGGTGGCCAATGACACGGGCCTAAGGAAGCAGAGTGCAGCCCAGATGGTGTACATCCAGGTTTCAGCTGTCAACGACGAGCCTCCTGTTATTACAGCCAACAGGGTCCTCAGG GTTTGGGTGTCTTCAGTGACGGAGATCAGGCCAGAGGATCTGAGAGCGGAGGACCTGGACACCCCCCCAGAGGGGCTACACTTCATGGTGACCCCACCCAGCAACGGACACCTGGCCCTGAAGAGTGCCCCCATGAAAGCAGTGCTCAACTTCACCCAAGAACACCTAGACCAGGGCCAGCTACTGTTTGTTCACAAAG GAGCTATGTCTGGAGGGTTCAACTTCCAAGTCAACGATGGTGTGAACTTCACTCCCAGGCAGATCTTCAGCATCACTGCCAGGGCCTTAGTTCTCAGTTTAGAGAAAAACCGTCCACTAAAGGTGTTTCCAG GCTCTTCTACTCCAATCACAAATGAGGATTTACAAGCAGTGACCAATGACATCAGCAACACCTTGAACCGCATCATTACATTCAGTGTGATTCGGCAGCCTAAACTGGGCCGTCTGTTGAAGAGACAGCCTGATAATTCAACAGTGGACATCTCCACTTTCACACAAGACATG GTGGACAAGAAAGAGGTTGTGTACATGCAAACCCCCATCGAGTCAGTGGGCTGGGAAGCCATGGACTCTATGACCTTCTCTGTGGCATCCCCGCCTACTTCTCTGGACAGCCAGACCTTCAAAATAGACATTTCTTATGAGAATACTggacctgaacacaacacagtcCTGCTTGCAAACACAG GTGCTGAGGTAACAGAAGGGGAGAGTGTCATCATTGATGAGACCAAGCTGGATGCCACTAACCTAATGTCTAAGCTGCCGACTCCTCAGCGGAGCTCCCATGAGGTCTGGTTCCAGGTCACATCTCTGCCTCAGCATGGTGTCATAGTGGTAGGTGAGAGAAACCTCACCAAGGAGAAACCTAACTTCTCCCAGTTCATCGTTAACAAATACGGTATCGTCTACAAGCACGACAACTCAGAGACAACTCTTGATTCTTTTGCATTCAGTGCATGGCTAAATTCTAAGGGCAAAACTGCGCAACGCCCTCAAGATGATACTGACGTTGTTGAGGAGCGTTTTAACATTACAATCACACCTGTAAATGATCAGCCACCTTTGCTAAAAACCAAAGCTCCAAGTCTGAGGGTGGTACAAGGGGACACAGTAGCACTCCGGCCTGATAATCTCAAAGTTGAAGATTTAGACAACCCTCCTGATGATATTAAGTTCTCTGTGATTAGCAAGCCCAACAATGGTTACCTAGCTCTTGAAGGAAGTTTGAATGAGTCAATAGTGGCCTTCACCCAAGCCCAAATCAATAACGGAAGCGTCTATTTCATCCATGATGGAAGCTCTGTCTCTGGGGTGTTCTACTTCAGTGTCACAGATGGCCATCATAAACCAATTTATAAACTATTTAACCTAGAAGTGACAGAAATCACCATTTCTCTGGTCAACTACACTGGGTTGACACTGGAGCAAGGCAAGACTTCAGTATTCCTGACCCAAGACAACCTTGCTGCTGAGACCAATGGGAAAAACCTCACCATTCACTACCAGATTACAAGGCCTCCAAACTTTGGCAAACTTTTGAAGGATAATGAAGATGTTGCGCAGTTTGAACAGGAGGATCTACAGGCTGGATGGTTGTCCTACCACATGCTCTCCCTTTCCTCTGCAGAAGACAGCTTTGAGTTCACTGTCTTCACTTCAGAGGCAAATTTAACTGGCCAAGTGTTTAACATAACGGCCAGACCTTTGATTAAGGTTGGAAAAGGTTTGAGGATTCCCAATGGCATTGCTGTCAAACTCAACACTAGCTTTCTTAATGCCTCTGAACTAGCTAATATCAGTGATAGTGACCCTATATTTGAAATTATCTCCCATCCTAAGTATGGGAAGGTGGTTTGGACAAAACCTAAAATGTCCAGGACAGCTGTTCCAGCCGAGTCCTTCACCTTTCAGGAGGTGATGCAGGAGAAGGTAGCCTTGGTGCTGAATGCCAACATGACTGGAGTTCAAGAGCTGAATGACTCACTGGTGTTTGTACTGAAAGCTGATAACATCCAACCTGCTAAAGGGGAGTTCCACTTTACAGTTGTGCCATATGATTCAGCACTTTTTCCAACCACAAAGAGTCCTGTCCCAACCACATCATCTGTTCCTCAGACACCAATCCAGACTTCCAGAAATGAGGCCGCTCCACCAGTCCTGTCTACAGCTTTCCTCTCCACCCAGCAACCAAGCAAAAACCAGCAAAAGTTCAAGGCACGCAACCGCTGGGGAAACTCCAGCAGAACTAGCATTTTCAGTACAACTCTTGGCAAACCAACGCGTGGAACAGAGGATTTTCCCTTTAGGAACACACCAGTACGTGTAGAGTCCTACCCTCAAAAAACCTCCAGTCCGCTCCTGGTCATCTTACCACTACTGGCCCTGCTGCTACTTATAATCATCTTTGTAGTTGTGGTTGTCTTTCTAAGACACAACAGGCATAGGAAGCAGAACACTGCTGCACAAAAGGAGCCACCTTCCACTGGTCTTCCAAGCAGTCAGTCCTACCAAGGTCAACCTCAAAGAAGCACAACAGTTCCCACAGTGACTGTCACTCCATTAAACCCAAGCTGCCCAGGTAGCCCTGTTCAAGATCGGTTATTTACACCAAATCAGGGCTTAGCTTACAACACCATTGATTCAAACATGCTCATAAGTTCTTGGAGTAATGGTTCCCCTTCATCATCTTCCCAAATTATTAGAACCACCACTCCCACTCTGCAGACAAATCAGTACTGGGTATGA